One segment of Schistocerca cancellata isolate TAMUIC-IGC-003103 chromosome 2, iqSchCanc2.1, whole genome shotgun sequence DNA contains the following:
- the LOC126160296 gene encoding craniofacial development protein 2-like, translated as MNDTKDKEKDTFWATLRETIEKIPRRKELIIMGDLNGRVGIRESCRIVGKHGEDEYNDNGERLTAICEQFDLKITNTFFKHKDIHKYTWQQNTKELRSIIDYIIIRQTSSFKAVDVRSYRGAQCGSDHYLVKMKSFWPWKNARNDTSNLNKTNQTEKDENLPFNIDSLQDESIRTLFAARMERKLVESFGESTEEIYDYIKTNEKIIATEVLSKKDSNHNRAAEWWSEELEVLVREKRNVFLQWLNDKSEETRSIYKEKQNEMMKQKDGKK; from the coding sequence AtgaacgacacaaaagataaggagaaagatacattctgggccaccctcagggagactattgaaaaaatcccaagaagaaaggagctgattatcatgggagatctgaatggaagggtaggaattagagaatcctgtagaatagtaggaaaacatggagaggacgaatacaatgacaatggggaacgattgactgcaatttgtgaacaatttgatctaaaaattaccaacacatttttcaaacataaggacattcataaatatacttggcaacagaacactaaagaacttcgttctataatagattatattatcattaggcaaacaagtagtttcaaggcagtagacgtcagatcttatagaggagcccagtgtggatcagaccactatctagtaaaaatgaagtctttctggccatggaagaatgcaaggaatgatacaagtaacctaaataaaactaaccagactgagaaagatgaaaatttaccttttaatattgacagcctacaagacgaaagtatcagaacactctttgcggccaggatggaaaggaaactggttgaatcatttggagaaagtacagaggaaatatatgactatataaaaactaatgagaaaatcatagcaacagaggtgttgagtaaaaaagatagcaaccacaatcgtgcagcagagtggtggtcagaggaactagaggtcctcgttagagaaaaacgaaatgtgttccttcagtggttgaatgataaatcagaagaaacaagatcaatatacaaggaaaagcagAATGAAATGATGAAACAAAAGGATGGCAAAAAataa